In one window of Escherichia coli DSM 30083 = JCM 1649 = ATCC 11775 DNA:
- the aroM gene encoding AroM family protein, translating into MSASLAILTIGIVPMQEVLPLLTEYIDEDNISHHSLLGKLSREEVMAEYAPEAGEDTILTLLNDNHLAHVSRRKVERDLQGVVEVLDNQGYDVIILMSTANISSMTARNTIFLEPSRILPPLVSSIVEDHQVGVIVPVEELLTVQAQKWQILQKPPVFSLGNPIHDSEQKIIDAGKELLAKGADVIMLDCLGFNQRHRDLLQKQLDVPVLLSNVLIARLAAELLM; encoded by the coding sequence ATGAGTGCGTCGTTGGCGATCCTGACTATCGGCATTGTACCTATGCAGGAAGTTTTGCCGCTCCTGACAGAATACATTGACGAAGATAATATTTCCCATCATAGCCTGCTGGGGAAGTTAAGCCGCGAAGAAGTGATGGCGGAGTACGCGCCAGAAGCAGGCGAAGACACAATTCTCACATTATTAAATGACAACCATCTGGCCCATGTTTCGCGTCGCAAAGTGGAGCGAGACCTGCAAGGTGTGGTTGAAGTGCTCGATAATCAGGGTTACGACGTCATTATATTAATGAGTACAGCAAACATTAGTAGTATGACCGCGCGTAATACGATCTTTCTTGAGCCGTCGCGGATATTGCCACCGCTGGTTTCCTCTATTGTTGAAGATCATCAGGTGGGGGTTATCGTACCGGTTGAGGAGTTGCTGACCGTTCAGGCGCAAAAATGGCAAATTTTGCAGAAACCGCCAGTATTTTCATTGGGTAACCCCATTCATGATTCGGAACAAAAAATCATTGATGCCGGGAAAGAATTACTGGCAAAAGGTGCAGATGTCATCATGCTGGATTGTTTGGGATTTAACCAGCGTCATCGCGATTTACTGCAAAAACAGCTCGATGTTCCTGTCTTGCTCTCTAACGTATTGATTGCACGGCTGGCTGCGGAATTACTGATGTAA
- the yaiA gene encoding protein YaiA yields the protein MPTKPPYPREAYIVTIDKGKPGQTVTWYQLRADHPKPDSLISEHPTAQEAMDAKKRYEDPDKE from the coding sequence ATGCCAACGAAACCGCCTTATCCTCGTGAAGCATATATAGTGACGATTGATAAAGGAAAGCCAGGACAGACGGTAACCTGGTACCAACTCAGAGCCGATCATCCTAAACCAGACTCGTTGATCAGTGAACATCCGACCGCTCAGGAAGCGATGGATGCGAAAAAACGCTATGAGGACCCTGACAAAGAGTGA
- the ppnP gene encoding pyrimidine/purine nucleoside phosphorylase, translating into MLQSNEYFSGKVKSIGFSSSSTGRASVGVMVEGEYTFSTAEPEEMTVISGALNVLLPDATDWQVYEAGSVFNVPGHSEFHLQVAEPTSYLCRYL; encoded by the coding sequence ATGCTTCAAAGTAATGAGTACTTTTCCGGCAAAGTGAAATCGATCGGCTTTTCCAGCAGCAGCACTGGTCGCGCCAGCGTGGGTGTTATGGTTGAAGGTGAATACACCTTCAGCACCGCTGAGCCTGAAGAGATGACGGTAATCAGTGGCGCGCTGAATGTGTTACTGCCTGACGCGACCGACTGGCAAGTGTATGAAGCCGGTTCGGTGTTTAATGTTCCCGGTCACAGCGAGTTTCATCTGCAAGTTGCCGAACCCACCTCTTATCTGTGCCGCTATCTGTAA